The region GGGCGTTATCGAGGCGTACCTTGGAAGCGACGCTGACACTGGGGGCGAGCAATGAGTCAGCCCCTCCTCTCGGTCAGCGGGCTCTCAGCAGGCTACGACGACATGCACGTGCTCGAGGAGATCGACCTGCATGTCGAGGACGGCGAGTTCGTCGCCATCGTCGGCCCGAACGGCGCCGGGAAATCGACGCTGCTCCAGACCCTCGTCGGCGGGACGACCCTCTACGAGGGCGAGATTATCTACGCCGGTGAGGAGATTACGATGACGCCTCGGCACGACATCGTCGAGGCGGGAATCGGCTACGTGCCACAGGACGAAGCGGTGTTCCCGGACCTGACGGTCTGGGAGAACCTCCGCATGGGTGGCTACACGGACCAGGATTCCTTCGAGTCTCGACTGGCAGAGGTCTACGACCTCTTCCCGAAACTCGAAACGCGTGAAGATCAGCGAGCGAACAGCCTCTCGGGCGGCGAGACCCGGATGCTCGCGGTCGCTCGGGCGTTGATGCCCGACCCCGACCTGCTTCTCGTCGACGAGCCATCTGCGGGCCTCGCACCGCAGATTGTCGAGCGGATGTTCGCCCGACTCGAGGAGATTTACGCCGACGGCACCTCGATTCTGCTGGTCGAGCAGGACGTCGACGCAGCACTCGCCTCGGCTAACCGAGTGTACTCCCTCGAAGGTGGCGCGATTCAAGACCGCGGAACCAGCGAGGAGTTCAGCGCCTCCGAGACGGCCGAGCGGTTGGGCTGGTAAGCAGCTCCTGGGTCGGTTTTTTCGAGGTCTTTCGAGAGTCGCGCCCAACCCTCACTCGACGCCGACCGCGGCAGCAACGTCGAGACGCCCGAACCCCTGTTCGTCCACATCCAACCCCAAATCGGCTGCACTCTTCTGAAGCCGTTCACGAGCCTCAACGTTCGAGAGACCAGCATCACTCATCAATAAAGCGCCCGCGCCCGCGACGTGTGGCGCCGCAAAGGAGGTACCAGACAGTTCGATATAGCGGTGGAAGGGCTTCTCAGCGTTCGAGTAGATATTGACCGGCAGGGCCGTCGAGAGTACGGCGGTTCCGGGAGCAACAAGGTCGATCTCCTCCCCGACAGAGGAGAACGGGGCGAGGTCGTCGTTTTGGTCGGTCGCGCCGACGGCGACGACTTCTTCGAAGGCCGCTGGGTAGGAAACCGACGATTCGCCGTCACTCGCGGGCGGGTCGCTCTCGAGTACGCCTTCGTTTCCCGCCGCCGCCACGACGAGGACCCCCCGCTCGTATGCATCCGCGACTGCGTCGGCCAACACCTCAGACCGTTCGTCTTCCCCCAGACTGAGGTTCATCACGTCCCATCCTTGGTCGGCCGCGAACTCCACGCCCGCGGCGACGGCAGCCACCGAACCTCCGCCGAACACGCCGACGAGCACTTTCACGGCGTGGAGCGTCGCCGCAGGACTGACCCCGACGACGCCGATGTCGTTGTCGATTCCCCCAATTACGCCGGCAACATGCGTTCCGTGCGAAACAAGGAGGTCATCGTCCTGCCCGGCCGGAAAGTTGAACGCCTCGATATCGTTGATGCCGGGCACGAACGCAGCGCCACTACCAAGATTTTCTTCGAGGTCTGGGTGTGTGCTGTCGATACCGGTGTCGAGCACCGCGACACTCGCGCCGCTGCCGGTGAAGCCCTGTTCCGCGGCCACGTCAGCGCCCGTCGCGGAGATACCATACGGGACTCGTTGTCCGCTGACCTGCCGTCGCGGCTGGAGCTGCGGTGTGACGATGCTGCTGAGCGCACGGTTCTCCTCGACGTAACGGGTGTCGCGGCGGGCTGCGAGCGCGTCCATCGCCGATGCAGGCATCTGTACTGTGAGCGCGTCAAACCCGAACTCGTAGTGCACCGTCGACGCACGAGTCAGCACCGCGTCCCGACCGCTTTGCGAGGCGTATCCGACGTTGACGGGTACGGTTTCGTCAGTGGGTTGGGTCGCCCCAACCTTCCCCGCTCCAAGCGTCGCGAGCGAAGCGACTGCGAGTCCACTCCCGCCCGCTCGGAGCACACGCCGACGGGTGTACACTGGTTCGGTCATCGGAGAGACTGACGGGTCGAGGGCCCAATAACATACGTCGCATACTGGGTCGTAGGCTGAGGCAACTGTACGTAGAGAGTGCGTTCGGTCGCGGCCGTCAATAATCCGATGCTATGGGACGGATGCACGATTGCTCAGTAACGAACTTGGCGACAAACTGTCTGGGCAGATCCGAGTAGTTCTCGCAGGGATTTCAGAGGCTGAAAACGAGGACGGAGAAGGTCTGGATACCCTCGTAGAGCGAGCTACCAATCTTCGACAGACCCGGAATGCTCTGAACCTCTCATTCCTCGACCACCTCGGCGCCTACCATGACGGCCCCACACTCGCCGACAACAGCTTCACCCAGCCGCCGGAGAACGCCGTCGACTCGATTCTTCAAAAGACGACCGAGCAGAAGCCGAACCTCCGTGTCGGCGACACCGAGGACGCCCGTGAGTCGGGGTCGAAGGTCGAGATACGCCTCACAGCGCGCTATAAGCCCGAGGATGAGGACGCTCACGAAACCGACCAAGGGGCTATACGGAGACTGAAGCGCTGCCAGTGCTGCGCATCACCGACCTCACCGAAGCCGAAGCTGACCTGATAGAGTCGTTCGTCCCGGTGGCCGTTGACGAGGCTGGTGGCTTCGTAGGCTTCCGTGAGACGGCGACCAAGACCAACTCGCTGGTCGACCGCCTGCGCGGGCTGACGCTGCCCGCCGTCGACAACTTGACGGATGGGTTGGAGCGCTACACCGAGACCAAGGCGCGCGCCGACGAACTCGACGAGAAGATGCAACGCACCGACGAGCTCATCGACGATATTGGCTACGAGCTGTATGGGCTGACCGACCAGGGGGAGAGATAGTCGAGGACGAGGTCGGCGAGTGAGCGGGTGGTGTCTACGGCGGCTGGAGCACCTCTTCTAACAGATTTGGGCATCAACCGGCACGAGATTCAGCCAAAATTTGAAAACCCAATACAACCCGAATACCGGTGTCCAGCGAGAGCTATAACAAATAGGAGCCCTTCGCCATCTCCTGAATCTCGCGCGTGACAGAACATCCAGTGACAACACTGTTCAGAAAGCTGCTCCTTCGTTCACGACGACTCACCACTCAGCCAGCCACGGTCACTCCTTGCTCGGGAACACCTTTCCGGGGTTGAGAATACCGTTCGGGTCGAACGTTCGTTTGATGCCGCGCATTATGTCGACGGCGGCCTCGCCGTGTTCCGGTTCGAGGTACTCCTGCTTGCCGAGGCCGACACCGTGTTCGCCCGTCGCGGTCCCACCCAGTTCGATTGCGCGGTGCACAATCTGCTTCGAAACCTCCTCGCTGGCGGTGACCTGCTCGGGGTCGTCTTTGTCCAGCAGGATGTTGTAGTGGAGATTCCCGTCCCCAGCGTGGCCGAAACAGGAGATGAGGAGGTCGTGCTCCTCGCCGAGTTGCTTGGCGTAGGCGAGAATCTCGGGATACTTGCTGATGGGGACGGTGACGTCGCCGGGCGTTTTGAGCGAGAGATCGTCGCGGTACGGTTCGAGTGCGTCGGCAAGTTCCCGACGGGCCGCCCAGAACTCAGCCATCTTCTCGTCACTCTCAGTCACGTCGAACTCCTCGACGCCGTGGCCTTCGAAGACGCTCTCACAGAACTCGACTTCCTGTTCGATGCCGTGGTTCGCGTGGAACTCAAGGAACACCGTCGGGGCGACAGGGAGGTCGGTGTTGAGGTGTTCGTTGGCGATATCGACGCTGAGCTCGTCGATGAGTTCGATTTTGGCGACGTCGACGCCCGATCGGATGGCGTCGGCGACCGCGCTGGCGGCGTCTTCGACCGAGCCGAACGTCGCACGACCGCCCCAGATCTGTTGGGGGATGCCGGCGAGCTGGAGTGTCACACGCGTAATGACCGCGAGCGTGCCCTCGCTGCCGATGAGGAGATCCTTCAGGTTGTAGCCCGCAGAGGTCTTGACCGCCTTGCTCCCGGCCGTGATGACTTCGCCGGAGGGGAGCACCGCTTCGAATTCCAGTGCCCAGTCACCGACCTCGCCGTATTTGACGGTCTTCATGCCGCTGGCGTCGTTGGCCAGCATGCCGCCGATGGTGGAGATGGCCCCCGAAGACGGGAGTGCAGGGAGGAACAGCCCGTGTTTCTCGACTGCTTCGTTCATCTCGTCACCCAGGATTCCGGGCCCGACATCGACCTGCCGGTCGTCCGGTCGCACCTCGTGGACGGCATCCATCTGGGAGAGGTCCATGCTGATACCCTTCTCAACCGGAACGGCATTGCCTTCGAGACTGGTCCCTGCGGCGTAGGGCGTGACGGGAACGCCGCGTTCGTTCGCGGTCGCGAGCACCGCTGACACCTCCTCGGTCGACTCGGGCCAGACGACGGCGTCGGGCATCACGGCGTCGGCCTCGTCGGTGCCCCAGTCGATCGACCGCTCAGTCCGGTCGGCGCCGGTACGGGAAACCCGTTCTGGGGGGAGGCAATCATCGAGGAACGCGGTATCGAATGGCATACACAAACCGGATGCGTGCTAGCATATATCCTCCCCGATTTTCGCGGTGGGTCCCGGTGCAGTTCTGGGCAGTGCCTGCTGCTGAGTTAACAGAACTGTGCGGTTTCGGCGGTCGAAGGGCTGCTACTGGTCTGCTCGGTTCGGGAGTAGCTGTCCCCAGATCCGCTTTTCCAGCAGTCGAACCGTCATCGGCTCTTCGACGGTAAGTTGGCAGGAGAGTCGCGGGTAGCCAAACCGAGCCGCGGCGATGTCGTGCCAATGCGTCGGCTCGGGTTCGGGAGCCACAGCCACGCCGCAGGTGGCACAGAGCCCACGGCCGCCACAGTTGGCGTGTTTCGAGACGCTGCCGTAGACAGAAAATTCCCGTTCGAGCAGGGCGTCACGGCGCGTCGCCCCACGCTCGACCTCGATGGTGGCGAACTCATCGCCATCGACTACGGTGACAGAGACCAGGTTGCTCATGGCCCAGCTTTGGACCCTGGCACCCTGACGTTGTGGGTGGAATACAGCGGGATTGCCGTCGACGGCTGACTCCCCAATTACTCCAGCATCGCCTCGAAATGCGGGACGAGACGCCGTCGGACCGCCGTATAGACCACCGCGACCACCAGCAGTCCTGCCAGCAGCCAGCGGAATTTCCCACGGAACGTCAACGCCACCGGCACCGCACAGAGCAGCGTGACCAGCAGATCTCGTGGCGCGCCGTCGTAGGGGATAAGATACCGCGCCCGAAGCCAACGGCCGTTGACGTGGTCGTAGACGGCGTAGGGATTGGTGCGCTCCCAGGGGCGGAGTTCCTCGCCTGCACCGAAGATGTCCGTGGTGGCGTGCACCCCGGCCGAGAGCAGGGCGAGCGCGATGCCGACCGTGACTGGGGATGGTGCAACCACGGCCACGACGCCAGCGACGACGCCGACGACTGGCCCCGCGACGGGATAGTGGAGCGTTTTTCTGTGGACACCCGCAAACAGGTCGAGGTCGGGAACGATTCCACCCACAATAGCGCCGACGCCCGCAGCAGTCGCGTACTCGGGCGCGACGAGGGCGACCGGCACTGCGAGCAGCAGGCCGACCAGCACGTGGGTGATGGCCATCATGGCTCGGGGGTCCGGTAGAGCAGGTCGTACTGGTGGGCAACGTAGGTGAGCTGAGACGCCGCGAGCTGCCCCCGGCGGGTCGCAAGCCAGTCCTCGAACCCCTCAATTCCCTCGTCTGCGAGCGCGTCCTCGACGAAGCGCAGAATCGTGTCGAGGAACGCGGCCTCGTCGGTTGGATAGCCGTTCTCCATCGGGCGGACCACCCAGTCGGAAGCGTCCATCGCCACTAGGTCGCCCTCGCGCGCCTGGAGCATCGCCGTGAGCCGCCGCCCGGCTCGCACGTCGCGACCGGGGTTGGTGTCGATTGCTTGGTGGTAGGCCTGTTCGACCGCCTCGTCTACGGGGTGGTCGGGGATGAACACGGTCCCGGCGTCGAAGGTGATGGGGAAGTACGCCAGTCCGCCGGGGCGGAGCACCTGCGCAGCGATATCGACCAAGCGCCCGATGGGGACCAGGTCCGCGAACGCTGCGGCGACGAACAGGTCCGCACCGCTGCGGTCACTGAACTGCTCGAAGGCGTCACCAGTCTCGAACGTTGCCTCGAGCTCCTCGACGGCGAATCCGGACTCGATCTCGGTCACAGTCGCCCCGGTCCGGCGGAGGATTTTGGGACGGTCTTCGCGGGCGAACTCAACGACGCCCGCCCCACGGTCCACACCGTGGTAACGGCCGGCGGTCACCCCCAACTCGTGGAGGCGCTGGAGCATCGCGCCGGTGCCACAGCCAGCGTCGAGGACGGTTGGGGCTGCGGGCAGCGCGGCCAGCAGCCGCTCGCGCACGCGATCGGAGAGCGCGCGGTCGTCCACTGTTCGTTTGGCCTCCAGATACCGGACGTTCGCGTGACTCATTCCTCGAGTCGGCGGCTGTGGCTCGCCCACGCCTCCTCGTCCTCCCAGAGGCGGACAGTGAGGCGGGTGGGCGTGGGGTTCTCCAGCGCGTCGGCGACCCGGTCGCCGATGACCGCCGCGAACCGCTCCACGCTGGGGTTCAGCCCCTCGAACGCTGGCAGGTCGTTCAACAGCGTATCGCAGTAGCGAGCCTCGATGTCGTCCAGCACCGCCTTCACACGGTCGATATCGACGAGATAGCCGTACTCG is a window of halophilic archaeon DL31 DNA encoding:
- a CDS encoding 6-pyruvoyltetrahydropterin synthase (manually curated~KEGG: hut:Huta_2000 6-pyruvoyltetrahydropterin synthase), which produces MTDPTAATDDDAEPRTAPPETATTAPHALMVERSFVAQHFLTVPDPGPEGVPHSHQFTLELRFAGPELDEYGYLVDIDRVKAVLDDIEARYCDTLLNDLPAFEGLNPSVERFAAVIGDRVADALENPTPTRLTVRLWEDEEAWASHSRRLEE
- a CDS encoding Fe(3+)-transporting ATPase (PFAM: ABC transporter-like~KEGG: hma:rrnB0202 branched-chain amino acid ABC transporter ATP-binding protein~SMART: ATPase, AAA+ type, core) encodes the protein MSQPLLSVSGLSAGYDDMHVLEEIDLHVEDGEFVAIVGPNGAGKSTLLQTLVGGTTLYEGEIIYAGEEITMTPRHDIVEAGIGYVPQDEAVFPDLTVWENLRMGGYTDQDSFESRLAEVYDLFPKLETREDQRANSLSGGETRMLAVARALMPDPDLLLVDEPSAGLAPQIVERMFARLEEIYADGTSILLVEQDVDAALASANRVYSLEGGAIQDRGTSEEFSASETAERLGW
- a CDS encoding Methyltransferase type 11 (PFAM: Methyltransferase type 11~KEGG: hut:Huta_2001 hypothetical protein), encoding MSHANVRYLEAKRTVDDRALSDRVRERLLAALPAAPTVLDAGCGTGAMLQRLHELGVTAGRYHGVDRGAGVVEFAREDRPKILRRTGATVTEIESGFAVEELEATFETGDAFEQFSDRSGADLFVAAAFADLVPIGRLVDIAAQVLRPGGLAYFPITFDAGTVFIPDHPVDEAVEQAYHQAIDTNPGRDVRAGRRLTAMLQAREGDLVAMDASDWVVRPMENGYPTDEAAFLDTILRFVEDALADEGIEGFEDWLATRRGQLAASQLTYVAHQYDLLYRTPEP
- a CDS encoding Subtilisin (KEGG: hla:Hlac_2196 peptidase S8/S53 subtilisin kexin sedolisin~PFAM: Peptidase S8/S53, subtilisin/kexin/sedolisin), with the protein product MTEPVYTRRRVLRAGGSGLAVASLATLGAGKVGATQPTDETVPVNVGYASQSGRDAVLTRASTVHYEFGFDALTVQMPASAMDALAARRDTRYVEENRALSSIVTPQLQPRRQVSGQRVPYGISATGADVAAEQGFTGSGASVAVLDTGIDSTHPDLEENLGSGAAFVPGINDIEAFNFPAGQDDDLLVSHGTHVAGVIGGIDNDIGVVGVSPAATLHAVKVLVGVFGGGSVAAVAAGVEFAADQGWDVMNLSLGEDERSEVLADAVADAYERGVLVVAAAGNEGVLESDPPASDGESSVSYPAAFEEVVAVGATDQNDDLAPFSSVGEEIDLVAPGTAVLSTALPVNIYSNAEKPFHRYIELSGTSFAAPHVAGAGALLMSDAGLSNVEARERLQKSAADLGLDVDEQGFGRLDVAAAVGVE
- a CDS encoding ferredoxin I 5 (KEGG: nph:NP3792A ferredoxin I 5) — its product is MSNLVSVTVVDGDEFATIEVERGATRRDALLEREFSVYGSVSKHANCGGRGLCATCGVAVAPEPEPTHWHDIAAARFGYPRLSCQLTVEEPMTVRLLEKRIWGQLLPNRADQ
- a CDS encoding D-lactate dehydrogenase (cytochrome) (KEGG: nmg:Nmag_1997 D-lactate dehydrogenase (cytochrome)~PFAM: FAD-linked oxidase, C-terminal; FAD linked oxidase, N-terminal), producing MPFDTAFLDDCLPPERVSRTGADRTERSIDWGTDEADAVMPDAVVWPESTEEVSAVLATANERGVPVTPYAAGTSLEGNAVPVEKGISMDLSQMDAVHEVRPDDRQVDVGPGILGDEMNEAVEKHGLFLPALPSSGAISTIGGMLANDASGMKTVKYGEVGDWALEFEAVLPSGEVITAGSKAVKTSAGYNLKDLLIGSEGTLAVITRVTLQLAGIPQQIWGGRATFGSVEDAASAVADAIRSGVDVAKIELIDELSVDIANEHLNTDLPVAPTVFLEFHANHGIEQEVEFCESVFEGHGVEEFDVTESDEKMAEFWAARRELADALEPYRDDLSLKTPGDVTVPISKYPEILAYAKQLGEEHDLLISCFGHAGDGNLHYNILLDKDDPEQVTASEEVSKQIVHRAIELGGTATGEHGVGLGKQEYLEPEHGEAAVDIMRGIKRTFDPNGILNPGKVFPSKE
- a CDS encoding Protein of unknown function DUF457, transmembrane (PFAM: Protein of unknown function DUF457, transmembrane~KEGG: hsl:OE2499F hypothetical protein), with translation MMAITHVLVGLLLAVPVALVAPEYATAAGVGAIVGGIVPDLDLFAGVHRKTLHYPVAGPVVGVVAGVVAVVAPSPVTVGIALALLSAGVHATTDIFGAGEELRPWERTNPYAVYDHVNGRWLRARYLIPYDGAPRDLLVTLLCAVPVALTFRGKFRWLLAGLLVVAVVYTAVRRRLVPHFEAMLE